One part of the Amaranthus tricolor cultivar Red isolate AtriRed21 chromosome 16, ASM2621246v1, whole genome shotgun sequence genome encodes these proteins:
- the LOC130803062 gene encoding protein SMAX1-LIKE 8-like: protein MPTPVSTAKQCLNSEASHALEEAVLVARRRGHAQTTSLHAVSAFLSLSPSQLKEACIRAKNIAFYPKIQLKALDFCLSVSLDRLPISQISVDEPKISNSLMAAIKRSQANQRRHPDSFISVANHHLGHNHGNNEQLESSSSGVKVELQYLIVSILDDPIVSRVFYDAGFSSFDVKLVLFRPFQSYYRYPPSVFGVVSDPGNRGFRFPFSGFGDEEGEYRRIVEVLVKKKRRNPLLVGVTANDVLKGFVEVLERRKELGFLPMEIHGINVVSIEKDVLKFVNENWSKEDVCLRLRDVDLMLQQCLGPGLMICFGNLRCFLGRNNGFLMDLVNFIIRKLTKLLEFHHSRVWFIGSATNDQMYMEFLHRFPLIDKEWDLHPLPISSVQPPTGESCFKSSLMGSFVPLGGFFSSPDVKGSFSNSYQLVTHCSMCSQEEIASVSNRGCVASVADNQQIAISPRLQIAEHGDNNTFDNLKAKGGKLSLSAPVETFPRNQGNLCQCRGAHIQPSPKPKVPEKSCYLRTDVGFCCLAEKVKNVNTDSSCATTGSCKEYAKIPESSPYSHCISSVDDHQTSPSLLVSVSTDLGLELFPRACKQQKKVDEHSANNSDELFKALFGRIGRQCEALRVISQIVAHSWASNGSPQKPGHRGDIWLNLTGPDSFGKRKVALILAKVLFGSKKNIVHVDLCSGGLHTRQKTVFGYEIVYGSEARSRGKTVVDHIAEELRRTPSCVVLLENVDCADPLLQRSLLRAIKDGKYPDSYGREVATNNRVFVLTLRSKANNPSSFLEERIEKAKGCPLQIVVKGVQNCISNIPCQILLNKRKLIGTDENTERRISVDHAKRHQGKTSTPLDLNLPAETSEDEDANYREIDGGNLSWLDEYSDQLSRNMVKLDFEPFDYDALATKILKSIHASFREVIKSKCVLEIEPKVVDQLIAASCLCEHDKDVEDWIGRVLSKGFDKAQKQYQLTAHSTVVVAACEAPYVEDQVQEPYLPSKIVLISNND, encoded by the exons ATGCCAACTCCGGTGAGTACAGCCAAACAATGCCTTAATTCTGAAGCTTCTCATGCACTTGAGGAAGCAGTATTAGTAGCTCGCCGTCGTGGCCATGCTCAAACGACGTCACTTCATGCTGTTTCTGCTTTCCTTTCTTTATCTCCTTCACAATTGAAGGAAGCTTGTATTAGGGCCAAAAATATTGCATTTTACCCAAAAATTCAGCTTAAAGCTTTGGACTTTTGTCTTTCTGTGTCATTAGATAGATTACCCATTTCACAGATTTCTGTTGATGAACCgaaaatttcaaattctttgaTGGCTGCTATTAAAAGATCACAAGCTAATCAAAGGAGACATCCTGATAGTTTTATTAGTGTTGCTAATCATCATTTGGGACATAATCATGGTAATAATGAGCAATTAGAGAGTTCATCATCTGGGGTCAAAGTAGAATTACAATACTTGATTGTGTCAATTCTTGATGATCCAATAGTAAGTAGGGTGTTTTATGATGCTGGGTTTAGTAGTTTTGATGTAAAGTTGGTACTTTTCAGGCCATTTCAGAGTTATTATAGGTACCCACCTAGTGTTTTTGGGGTGGTTTCAGACCCGGGTAATAGAGGATTTCGGTTTCCATTTTCGGGTTTTGGGGATGAAGAGGGGGAATACAGGAGAATTGTGGAGGTTCTTGTTAAGAAAAAGAGGCGGAATCCTTTGCTTGTTGGTGTTACTGCGAATGATGTCCTTAAGGGTTTTGTGGAGGTTTTAGAGAGGAGGAAGGAACTTGGTTTTTTGCCTATGGAGATACATGGAATTAATGTAGTTTCTATTGAGAAAGATGTATTGAAGTTTGTAAATGAAAATTGGAGTAAAGAGGATGTGTGTTTGAGGCTTAGGGATGTTGATTTGATGCTACAACAATGCTTAGGTCCTGGATTGATGATTTGTTTTGGTAATTTGAGGTGTTTTCTTGGAAGGAATAATGGGTTTTTAATGGATTTGGtgaattttattattagaaagTTGACTAAGTTATTGGAATTTCATCATAGTAGAGTATGGTTTATTGGTTCAGCTACTAATGATCAGATGTACATGGAGTTCTTACACAGATTTCCATTAATAGATAAAGAGTGGGATTTGCATCCTTTACCAATCTCTTCTGTTCAGCCTCCAACAGGAGAATCATGCTTCAAGTCCAG CTTGATGGGATCATTTGTTCCACTTGGTGGGTTCTTTTCATCTCCAGATGTCAAGGGTTCGTTCAGCAACTCATACCAGCTGGTTACCCATTGTAGCATGTGCAGTCAGGAAGAAATTGCATCCGTTTCTAATAGAGGATGTGTAGCTTCAGTTGCTGATAATCAACAGATTGCTATTTCTCCGAGGCTGCAGATAGCTGAACATGGAGATAACAATACCTTTGATAATCTAAAG GCCAAAGGCGGTAAACTGTCGCTAAGTGCGCCAGTAGAAACTTTTCCGAGGAATCAGGGGAACTTATGCCAATGTCGGGGCGCCCATATTCAACCGTCGCCCAAACCAAAAGTTCCCGAAAAGTCTTGTTACCTTCGAACCGATGTAGGCTTCTGCTGTCTTGCAGAAAAGGTAAAAAATGTTAACACTGACAGCAGCTGTGCTACCACCGGCTCTTGCAAAGAATATGCTAAAATACCCGAAAGTTCTCCTTATAGTCATTGCATTTCAAGTGTAGACGATCATCAAACATCGCCCTCTTTGTTAGTTTCTGTATCCACCGATTTGGGACTAGAATTGTTTCCTCGAGCTTGTAAGCAACAAAAGAAAGTCGACGAGCATTCTGCTAACAATTCCGATGAGCTTTTCAAGGCTTTGTTTGGAAGGATTGGTCGACAATGTGAAGCGCTCAGAGTCATCAGCCAGATAGTCGCACATTCCTGGGCCAGTAATGGATCACCCCAAAAACCCGGTCATAGAGGAGATATCTGGCTTAATCTTACCGGGCCTGACAGTTTTGGTAAGAGGAAAGTTGCTTTGATCTTAGCTAAGGTTTTGTTTGGGAGCAAGAAAAATATTGTTCATGTCGATTTATGCTCCGGAGGTTTGCATACCCGTCAGAAAACAGTCTTTGGTTACGAAATAGTATATGGGTCTGAGGCAAGATCGCGAGGCAAGACTGTCGTTGATCACATTGCTGAAGAGTTACGTAGGACACCGTCCTGCGTTGTTCTCTTAGAAAATGTCGATTGTGCCGATCCGTTGCTTCAACGCAGCTTGTTACGTGCCATAAAAGATGGTAAATATCCGGACTCATATGGGAGGGAAGTTGCGACCAACAATCGAGTTTTTGTGTTGACGTTGAGATCAAAGGCGAATAACCCATCAAGCTTCCTGGAGGAAAGAATCGAAAAGGCAAAAGGTTGCCCGCTTCAGATTGTGGTTAAAGGTGTTCAAAATTGTATATCGAATATACCTTGTCAAATTTTGTTGAACAAAAGGAAGTTAATTGGTACTGATGAAAATACCGAGCGACGTATTAGTGTTGATCATGCGAAACGCCACCAGGGTAAAACTAGTACTCCCCTCGATTTGAATCTTCCTGCTGAGACTAGTGAAGACGAAGATGCAAACTACAGAGAAATCGATGGAGGGAATTTGTCTTGGTTGGACGAATATTCAGATCAATTAAGTCGAAACATGGTGAAGTTGGATTTTGAACCGTTTGATTATGATGCATTGGCTACAAAAATATTGAAATCGATCCATGCAAGTTTTAGGGAAGTAATTAAGTCGAAATGTGTGTTAGAAATTGAGCCGAAAGTTGTTGATCAGCTGATTGCAGCTTCTTGCTTATGTGAACATGATAAAGATGTCGAGGATTGGATTGGTCGGGTTCTAAGCAAAGGGTTTGACAAGGCTCAGAAACAGTATCAGCTGACTGCTCATTCTACTGTCGTGGTTGCAGCCTGTGAGGCGCCTTATGTCGAAGATCAGGTACAAGAGCCTTACCTTCCCTCAAAAATAGTTTTGATTTCGAACAACGATTAG
- the LOC130802447 gene encoding zinc finger BED domain-containing protein RICESLEEPER 1-like — protein sequence MAVVKKPESCRLHFFTFPFSNLESPLKLPGGTPPDFRTSSCLRLQITPYIKIFGRLFSDFRIFDDVAEILSVKHMASPSGSSYSPIDLDSTANNREEDSISNEDNVQAINNQGRKLKSLVWQHMKRDTLIDGSVQATCKYCDLKFNASHSSGTSHLKRHIDKCPKRMNRDLKNLLLGRSPLSGDSNISLKNPIINFEEVRKGIHVFIVAGAHSFSTCEEPGFKYMVSQRCPQFSCISRHTLKRDIFRHYNEEKVIVKDELKKAPGRICLTADNWKSEHTDDEYMCITAHWVDANWKLQKRIIKFGALTPPFDGISLADEVALCLSEWKIDHKVLSFTVDNASYNDCMITFLKNHLDRKNSLYFDGQFFHLRCGCHIINLVVQAGLKSIDGVVAKIKKVVKHYKHSIPKKKKFYSVAETSFGIKTKRKLRGDNNIRWNSTFLMLDRYIFFRDVIDHVVSRDKDLSVFALSKDEWDKVIELHGFLKIFYDVTNSFSASKTPTSNLYFDGVWKIHRKLIEIMDGDNSSCGLAAMIKDMKTKFDKYWSDCNVILSLAAVLDPRFKLDRVEYCYQKLYGESYAREKVELVKSTLFCLFDEYRDQICAASSHNLGTSGTADFPTIVSCVTDQTQMEEDLDYKVFLSKKRKVDDEKTELELYLEEKTLDFSSKFDVLAYWSTRVDRYPHLACLARDILAMPISTVPSESVFSMGKKLINPWRASLGQKTIETYSYGPILIIGFNVKSKCLMIVGN from the exons ATGGCAGTCGTTAAA AAACCAGAATCCTGCCGTCTTCATTTCTTCACATTTCCATTCTCCAATCTCGAATCTCCATTAAAGCTTCCCGGCGGTACTCCTCCAGATTTCAGAACCTCCAGCTGTCTCAG ATTACAGATTACGCCATACAT CAAAATTTTTGGCCGCCTCTTTTCTGATTTTCGTATCTTTGATGATGTAGcagaaattttaagtgtaaaACATATGGCATCACCATCAGGTTCTTCTTACTCTCCTATTGACTTGGATTCAACGGCTAACAATCGTGAGGAAGACTCAATTTCAAACGAGGACAATGTACAAGCCATCAACAATCAAGgtagaaaattaaaatcacTTGTTTGGCAACATATGAAAAGAGATACTCTAATAGATGGGAGTGTTCAAGCTACTTGTAAATATTGTGATTTAAAGTTCAATGCTAGTCATAGTAGTGGTACATCACATCTTAAAAGACATATCGATAAATGTCCTAAAAGAATGAATCGTGACCTTAAGAATTTATTGCTTGGTCGTTCTCCATTAAGTGGTGATAGTAATATTTCTTTGAAAAATCCAATCATTAATTTTGAGGAAGTACGTAAAGGCATTCATGTTTTTATTGTTGCGGGAGCTCATTCTTTTTCTACTTGTGAGGAACCTGGTTTTAAATACATGGTTTCTCAAAGGTGTCCTCAATTTTCATGCATTAGTAGACATACTTTGAAGAGAGATATCTTTAGGCAttataatgaagaaaaagtgATTGTTAAGGATGAATTGAAAAAAGCTCCTGGTAGAATTTGCCTCACAGCAGATAATTGGAAAAGTGAACACACAGATGACGAGTATATGTGTATTACTGCACATTGGGTTGATGCTAATtggaaattacaaaaaagaataattaagtTTGGGGCACTAACACCTCCATTTGATGGAATTTCTTTAGCTGATGAGGTAGCTTTGTGCTTAAGTGAATGGAAAATTGACCATAAGGTTCTTAGTTTCACTGTTGATAATGCATCTTATAATGATTGTATGAttacttttttgaaaaatcatctTGATAGAAAAAATAGCTTGTATTTTGATGGTCAGTTCTTTCATTTAAGGTGTGGTTGTCATATTATTAATCTTGTTGTGCAAGCTGGATTAAAATCCATAGATGGCGTTGTGGCAAAGATCAAAAAGGTTGTTAAACACTATAAGCACTCAATTCCTAAGAAGAAAAAATTTTACAGTGTTGCCGAAACAAGTTTTGGTATTAAGACAAAAAGAAAGTTACGTGGGGATAACAACATCAGGTGGAACTCAACATTTCTTATGCTTGAtcgttatatattttttagagaTGTCATTGATCATGTAGTTAGTCGGGATAAGGACCTTAGTGTGTTTGCTCTTTCAAAGGATGAATGGGATAAAGTTATAGAGTTACATGGGTTCTTGAAAATCTTTTATGATGTGACAAATTCATTTTCAGCTTCTAAAACTCCTACTTCAAATCTGTATTTTGATGGTGTGTGGAAAATTCATAGAAAATTGATAGAAATAATGGATGGTGACAATTCTAGTTGTGGCTTAGCTGCTATGATTAAggatatgaaaacaaaatttgacAAGTATTGGTCTGATTGTAATGTTATATTATCATTAGCTGCAGTTTTGGATCCTCGATTTAAGTTAGATAGAGTTGAATATTGTTATCAGAAGTTGTACGGGGAATCGTATGCTAGGGAGAAAGTTGAGCTTGTAAAGAGcactttattttgtttatttgatgAATATAGAGATCAGATTTGTGCTGCAAGTTCCCATAATTTGGGCACTAGTGGCACTGCTGACTTTCCAACAATAGTAAGTTGTGTGACAGATCAAACTCAAATGGAGGAGGATCTAGATTACAAAGTGTTCCTAAGTAAAAAGAGGAAGGTAGATGATGAAAAAACAGAATTAGAGTTGTATTTGGAGGAGAAAACTCTTGACTTCTCATCAAAATTTGATGTTTTAGCATATTGGAGTACGAGAGTGGATAGATATCCACATCTTGCATGTTTAGCTCGTGATATTTTAGCTATGCCTATTTCTACTGTTCCTTCGGAATCCGTTTTTAGTATGGGAAAAAAGTTGATAAATCCTTGGAGAGCATCTTTAGGACAAAAGACAATTGAG